The nucleotide window AAATTTTCATCTTCGGCAGCTCATATTTCAGGAAAAAAGCTGGTTTCTTCTGAAACATTTACTTGGCTACGCGAACACTTTAAAACCGCTTTATCACAATGTAAACCGGAAGCAGAGGATCTCATGCTGAATGGAGTCAATCATATTTTTCTTCATGGTTCCACTTATTCTCCGGAAAGAGCAGCTTGGCCGGGATGGCAATTTTATGCATCTGTAAATTTTAATTCCAATAATAGCATTTGGGAAGATGCTCCTGCTTTGTTCTCTTATATAGCAAACTGCCAATCGATGTTGCAACAGGGAAAATCAGACAATGAAATATTGCTTTATTGGCCTATTTTTGATAATTGGGATAAATACAAAAAAGGAAGTTTATTTGTTGAATACAAAATACATTCTTTATCTGATTGGTTGTATGAAACTTCATTTTATGATACAACCAAAAGCCTTATGAAAAAAGGATATGGAGTTGACTTTATCTCAGATAATTTTATAGCTGAAGCAAAAGTAGTGAACGGAAAAGTAAGTTTGCCTGGCGGGACTTTTAAATCACTGATAATTCCTGCTTGCAAAAAAATGCCTCTTGTGACTTTACAGAAGCTTATTGAGTTGAAAAAAGCTGGTGCAAATATTATTTTTGAAGGATTACCAGAATCTGTTCCAGGTTTTTATGACTATCAAAAACAAGAACAAGAACTTAAAAGCCTTTTAACTGCTAATAGCGAATTGGTTAAACCAACAACGGACATTTTTAAAACACTAGAAGACACTCAAATATATCCTGAAACGCTTGTAAATACAGGCTTAAAATTCATTCGAAGAAATATTGATGGAGAAAAAATATATTATGTAGTAAATCATACTCCAAAAACAATAGACGAATTTATTCCGCTTCAAATTGGCAATAAAGAAGTTGTAATTTTTGATCCTCTAAATAGAAATTATGGGAACGCTATTGTAAAGAAAGAGGCGAATATTACGTTGGTAAAAATCAAAATAGAACCGGGACAATCTTATTTTCTAAAAACAGAAAACACCGCTTCGCAAAAGAAATGGAATTACTACGAACCAACTGCTGAAGCGGTTCCGTTAAAAGGAAATTGGAAAATTACTTTTGATAAAGGCGGTCCGCAATTACCTCCTAGCGCAACGGTTTCAAACCTAGAATCTTGGACAAAATTAGGGCCTGAAGCCGAAGCTTTCTCAGGTTCTGCGACATACACACTTCAATTTGATAATCCGAATATCAAAACAGAATCATGGAGTTTAAATCTGGGAGATGTTCGCGAAAGCGCAAAAGTTTGGTTAAATGATGAATTTATTGGAACCGCATGGTCAGTTCCTTTTAAATTGAATATCGGAAAATTAAAAGCTGGAAAAAATACTTTAAAAATTCAGGTTACCAATCTGTCTGCCAACCGAATTAGGGACAAAGAAATAAAAGGTGAAGAATGGAAAATTTTTTATGAAATCAATATGGTTGATAAAGATTATAAAAAATTCGATGCCACAAAATGGAATCCGATGCCTTCCGGATTATTAGGACCAGTAACTATTACTCCATTAAAACAACAAAATTAATCACATTAAATAATAAATATAAAAATGAAAAAAGTAGTATTGTTTTTCGCCATCTGTTTTTTATTCACAAGTTCGATAGGCGCACAACAGCCATTTGATAAAAAACTAGTATTAAAACAAATGATGCTTGCCAATGATTATTTTATGCAAAAATGGCCAGATGTGGGCAAAACCATCATTACAAACAAAGAACGCCCAAGTAATATATGGACTCGCGGCGTATATTATGAAGGACTTATGGCTTTGCATGAAATCTTCCCAAAAGAAGCATATTATGACTATGCCTATGCTTGGTCTGAATTTCATAAATGGGGATTCAATGGAGGAAATACCACCCGCAACGCCGATAATTATTGCGCTGCACAAACCTATATTGATTTATATAATTTAGAACCCGATTCTAAAAAATTAAAGAATACAAGAGCGAATATTAATATGCTTTTGAATTCCCCTCAACTTGATGATTGGTCATGGATTGACGCTATCCAAATGGGAATGCCTGTTTTTGCAAAGATGGGAGTGCTTGAAAAAGACAATCGCTATTTTGAAAAAATGTACCAAATGTATATGTATTCCCGAAACAAACATGGTGATAATGGTCTTTTTAACCCAAAAGACGGATTGTGGTGGCGTGATGCCGACTTTGATCCGCCATACAAAGAACCAAATGGGCAAGATTGTTATTGGAGCCGAGGAAATGGTTGGGTAATTGCGGCTTTGGCCAAAGTTTTGACCATTATTCCACAAAATGCACCACACAGAGAGCAATATGTAAACGATCTTAAAGCCATGGCGGCAGCATTGGCACCTATCCAGAGAGCCGATGGTTTTTGGAATGTGAGTTTGCACGATCCAACAAATTTTGGAGAAAAAGAAGCTTCGGGAACAGCTTTGTTTATTTACGGAATGGCGTATGGCGTGAACAACGGAATTTTGAAAAAAGAAACCTATTTGCCAGTAATCCAAAAAGCCTGGAATGCCCTTACCAAAGAAAGTTTACACGACAATGGTTTCTTGGGTTATCTTCAATCAACTGGAAAAGAGCCAAAAGACGGACAACCTCTATCTTATGATAAAATACCTGATTTTGAAGACTATGGATTGGGTTGTTTTTTATTAGCTGGTTCCGAAATTTATAAAATAAAATAATATCTTTTATAAAAAAGACCATTGTCCACCGCTTGGGTATATCGAACTGAAAGTTTACAAGCCCGGACAACTTATTTTTGCCACAAATTACACAAATTGTCACAAGTTAGTTAGTGGAAATTTGTGTAATTTGCGGCAAATTTTTTTTTTGAAACTGAAACTAATATTCACTAAAGTGTATAGTTTTAATCATTTTTAAAACCACAAAAAAATCAATATTTTCATGAACAAACCAAACCTTTTTAGCCAGAAAATAACATTATTACTGTTATTTTTTGGAATGAGTTTTTCTGCTTTTTCGCAAAGCAAAGAAATAAAATTATGGGACAAAATCCCCGGCGCAATTGAAGATGCTAACTACAAGGAAGAATTTAGAAAAGATGATAAAGGAAATATAAACGGCATTCTAAAAGTAACCGAACCCACCCTGAAAATATTTTTGGCAGAAAATAAAGGATTAAAAAATGCAGCTGTAATCATTTGTCCTGGTGGAGGCTATGCCGTTTTATCTCATGAAAAAGAAGGCGACAAAATAGCCAAATGGTTGCAATCTATCGGAGTTTCTGCATTTGTTTTAAAATACAGGTTGCCGAGCGATGTCATAATGAAGGATAAGACCATCGGTCCGTTACAAGATGCTCAAGAAGCTATAAGAATATTACGAAGAAATGCCGCAGAATGGAATCTTGATCCAGCA belongs to Flavobacterium gilvum and includes:
- a CDS encoding glycosyl hydrolase, which codes for MKPNLRNQLLLFIFFSTLITFGQETVNSPWPKSSNINQPWARWWWMGSAVDKPNLKKSLLDFHKAGIGGVEITPIYGVKGEENNFIDYLSPKWMEMLDYTIHVADSLHMQVDMVLGTGWPYGGSHVTLPHAATKLVVEKYQLKKNETFDRNIKVENTKEKQPAELLYVVAYGSDGSVINLTNQLNKNGSKPEDKGIDGKSISIPNPLEPNKLKWKAKKTDYTLYAVFSGKTGQQVKRSAPGGSGFTLDHYSEEALNAYVVPFNNAFKGREGKIRAIFNDSYEVYGTDFTPNFFEEFQKRRGYDLKKQLPLLLSETDNEIGNRIKSDYRQTIGDLLLNKFDKPWTQWAHSKNFKTKLQAHGSPGNLIDLYASADIPECETFGSMPFDIPGFRREKEDIREGDADPVMLKFSSSAAHISGKKLVSSETFTWLREHFKTALSQCKPEAEDLMLNGVNHIFLHGSTYSPERAAWPGWQFYASVNFNSNNSIWEDAPALFSYIANCQSMLQQGKSDNEILLYWPIFDNWDKYKKGSLFVEYKIHSLSDWLYETSFYDTTKSLMKKGYGVDFISDNFIAEAKVVNGKVSLPGGTFKSLIIPACKKMPLVTLQKLIELKKAGANIIFEGLPESVPGFYDYQKQEQELKSLLTANSELVKPTTDIFKTLEDTQIYPETLVNTGLKFIRRNIDGEKIYYVVNHTPKTIDEFIPLQIGNKEVVIFDPLNRNYGNAIVKKEANITLVKIKIEPGQSYFLKTENTASQKKWNYYEPTAEAVPLKGNWKITFDKGGPQLPPSATVSNLESWTKLGPEAEAFSGSATYTLQFDNPNIKTESWSLNLGDVRESAKVWLNDEFIGTAWSVPFKLNIGKLKAGKNTLKIQVTNLSANRIRDKEIKGEEWKIFYEINMVDKDYKKFDATKWNPMPSGLLGPVTITPLKQQN
- a CDS encoding glycoside hydrolase family 88/105 protein, which encodes MKKVVLFFAICFLFTSSIGAQQPFDKKLVLKQMMLANDYFMQKWPDVGKTIITNKERPSNIWTRGVYYEGLMALHEIFPKEAYYDYAYAWSEFHKWGFNGGNTTRNADNYCAAQTYIDLYNLEPDSKKLKNTRANINMLLNSPQLDDWSWIDAIQMGMPVFAKMGVLEKDNRYFEKMYQMYMYSRNKHGDNGLFNPKDGLWWRDADFDPPYKEPNGQDCYWSRGNGWVIAALAKVLTIIPQNAPHREQYVNDLKAMAAALAPIQRADGFWNVSLHDPTNFGEKEASGTALFIYGMAYGVNNGILKKETYLPVIQKAWNALTKESLHDNGFLGYLQSTGKEPKDGQPLSYDKIPDFEDYGLGCFLLAGSEIYKIK